The DNA window GCATTGTCCAGTTGTAAGAAATTTAAGAAGATACTTTGCACGACTCCGATGACTGATTCCAACGTCATATGCGATTATCTTCGCTTCCTCTATCTTCTCGAGATCCTAAATTTTGTagctttctaaaattttcaaactacATATGTAGTAAAAGAGTACTCGAACCTTTATGGTGTGCTCATTATCCTGCTTTGGTAATACAAGATGCTCAGTAGTTATTGAAGCAAAATCGTGCTTGTAATTTGGCATTTTGTTAAATCCGTACTTAGCCGCATACTTTGGAGACATCTTCAAGACTAGAAATGTGAATTATGGATTTTTTGCAAACTTACTTCCTTTCCTTGTTTTACttactacttttacttttaactcagttcttcttcaagactttaaaaacactttttaaagGTGTGCAAAGGTTTTTGGCAAGGATGGACTGGTACCACGTACCCTATTCATAGTGCATATTTTTCTACCGGATTTCACCTAAATTTGTTCagtaattcaaaaattgaggcaaaaaataaataaaagaaacgtACTTTTCTACATTGTCTACataaggcagcgtaccacaaaATAGGAAATGTTGGGATCACAGCACGAATAgataaaaaaagttcttgTGTGAAATCTcacaacgatgcaacttcttACGTGATAGAAGGTGGAGATCTCCGAGATCGCCCAACATCCGCGATCCAATTACTATAACTCAGTTAAGCACCGGAACCTCGCGCCCGCACAATCCACAATAGCAGACACATTGCGGATTGCGCGCGTTCTACTTCttgtaataagttgtatcgttgcGCGGACGACACCATATAAGCTGTTTCGTTCATGATTTCCATCTCTCTCATCGTCGTAAGTTAGCCCTATTTATTCGTGGAGAGGTCCCAACATTGTCAGCTTAGTGATATGGTGCTTTCTTATTAATGCTAGTGTGACCTCCATGCAGAGCAATATTAGCATCTCCAGCGATCGCCATCAGTTTGTCGAACAACATACATCCTATGCCTGAATTCCTCCAGTCTGGTTTAACGTAGTACATTCCaagctgaaagaaaaatagaagatcgGTCATTGGGAGTTCAGGAGTCTTGAAAGAAGGGAAACGAAGGTTtagtaacaaaaatataacATACGCAGTAAACGTCCTCATCTTCCTCCCCTGATGCAGAACGTTCGTAGGACATGGACAAGCCAGCAACTGCTTCCTGGGTTTCTGGGAACAAGTATGGCTCCACTTGGAGCCGAATGATTAAATTTTGCACTACTATTTAGTTTCGATACCTTTATCGATAGCGAAGAAATACCAGAACTTTTCAAAAGTAGTTAACCATGTCGTGTAATCTTCGACATGGAACATCCATCCTTCAGTTTTTGTAATCTGAAAACTTTTAGTGACTCAGAATTTATTGCGtttaagaacaaaataatGCATTGATCCGAGCTGTTTCAGATTCATTTTTTGAGATTCACACCTATTTCAATACGGTATAGCGTTTCCTGCgctaaagtaaataaaatgtgaTTCGCACTTTTGCGTAGTCTTCGGAGAAACAAACGTCTCTGAACGCATTTCAACAAGGCGGAGAAGTAGAAAAGGTCTTCTCTTTTGGAACCGAAGTTCAATTGTGAAAGGAGTCAAAAACTCTGCCTTGATGTTGCTCCtgcaaaaacaataacattgCTCATCtttcctttcaaaatattATGACAACTCCTTACCAAATTGtaaattcaattttagatCAATTTGCGAGTCCGTGTTATCAACTATAGTGCAAAAAAATATGTGCAGAAGCGGGAAAATGAGCGATAGCCacaaaatatggaaattaagcaggaaaaattactaaatacaaacgtttctgaagaaaaaaaatgatggaacaagaatagaaaagatgaaatgcGAATATTTTTGTATACTGTGAAAATTTTACAATGGAAAAAGCATTACATTACCTTAAACAGTCTAAGGAGGATAAATCAAACGtcggttttcaaaaaaaaaatcataagcTTGTAAGATTCATCATATTatcataattatttattatacaaTGTTATGTTCGAATTCATAGTTTTTGATAatattaaaactaaaaaagaacactTGCAGAAAGTTTCGCCTTTGTCCGTGCTATCTtcgatttttctaaatttttacatatatgtaaacacgcacacacactCGCGTAAAAGTCTTCTGACCCCATTCTCCTTGTAATCTACATACTCAGATATGTACTACGAAGTATAAAAAAGTGTTTGTCTCAGCATAATTCCAGTTCGTCCTTCTGCACGGTGATAAACGTGAGAGTGAAAGGTTTTGTCGCACTTTGGATGATAGTTGTAACGTTTAGATGGAGCAGTAAAATTTACCATTAGCTTATTTGGCAATTTACGGTATGCATTGGACAATACTCTCAAATATgtgatgtaaaaaaataagaagattgCAACGTGCGATGCCTGACAACTCTTTATACTTCCATTTCGATCGTTTCATCATGTGAGCATAGGTAAAGAGTCGCCAGGGAAGTTAGGTCCCTCTGAGACCTCTCACTCCaagatttcgatttttttctcgtgtttcAGCTGcaactttcaaaaactatGTTCCGACTCCTACTCAGCAAGAGAAAGAATATAATGTTGAAGATTTTTGCGAACATTgtcagaaagaaagagaaagcaaTCTTGAGGACACATCTCACTTCGGAGTTGACACAGAGAGTTCCTACAGGAGTAGGACCTCCAAAAAAGATTGAGAGATTGAGAACGAAAACCAAAGGATaagaaagtggaaaaggaGATAAAAATGACAACTGGACTGAAGATCAAAGAAGATCGGTAAACGTGCTCGGTTGATCTCGAGGTGTACGAAGGTCAAATACAGCTGAGGAGTTGCAATGCACGACTATGCGACTTCCGAACGCAGCCTTCTGGAGCAGGAATTCGCCTTGTTTCGTttagttttttaaaggcaaaTCCTTATTTCTGTGGTCATTTGATAACTTCTAGGACGATACTTACTGAACTTCTCGAAAAACGATCCAATCTGTTCTTTGGGAATTTCTGAGCGATACATTACAATTCAACAATACATGTTCAATCAAAAAACTATCAATGAAAAACCCACCCAGCCAATTAGGTGTTCCCAGTGTTTGATGTCGGGATTCAGAACAATATCTAGTTGATCTAAAGATTTGCCCATTTCCTATAAAGCAACAGTAACAGATAATGAGCTGTGACACAGAGTAACCATACAGTAAACAAATCTGAAAGATTTGAGTAGGTTAATGCTGAACTATCAGGAGCGAGTTCACGGTCACCAGGTTTTAAGAGTACTTCGATAGAACATAACTAGTATTCTCAACGACATTGAACCATTTAAGGGCGACTCGATCAGCGGTTGTTACACTCTTTGGGAAGGTCAGCAAACAAATGTATTGATAAAGGCAGACAGAAGTACGTGAAGTTGCGAACTGCAGACCGCACGGGAATTATTTACATACACGTATTGGGTCGCCACATTGAAGCACTCAAAGCAAACACATTCTTACCACAATACAAACATCTCTTTTGCTTTATCACACACCACGTACCAAAGAAACGATTGCATTACTCTCAGAAAAGCTTGAAGACACAAGAGTTTCTCATTGAAGAGGTTAAATTCTGTGTCAAGAGATCTTCGAAAACATAGAGTTAcaattttagttgtttttagtTAATTTGCGTTAGATCGAATCGATTAGTTTGCGATCGAAGCAGaaaactctctttttttctgaaaatggaTTCTTATGAGTTGTAGAATCATATCTCTATGCTTTAACATTgaatttagttttattttattataactttttattttagttctgTATCTATTATCGAACTATTATGTGGACCTTAGTGTTTCatattgtttcttttgtaatcctttcactttttattctttatgaaAATGGGTGCAGCCAAGAGATGAGCTCAATAACGAAAAAGCGCGAGATCGCCGCTGGGAATTCCAACTCTCTCTTCTTTTGCAATCTGTCGGTTTTTCAGtctaatttttggaaatcatTGAATGACATTTTTCATTAAGCCTGAACCCTTCTCTTTCTGCCTATTTTCTTGAAGGACAAtacaaactttttaaaaacaataagaagaaaacaaaaaaaaaactaagttgaaagttgaaatcTATCATCGGCTAAGTTTAATACATGTGGTGATGCGATGTTTTGGGTACACgggcaaaaataaaagttttctaGAGAAGCAAGCAGCAAAATCGAAATTGATGACATTATAGCTTACTTATCCCCTAGTCTTTAGCATGTTACACGAAATCCCTTCAAATTCCTTGTCGTGAATCTATATTTTGTGATCTATAGGTTTGAACTGCTGTCCATTTTCTAAGACGTCTTCTTCTATCTACACTTCCATAAGTACAAAATAGGATGCCAATGCGAATGGATTCTAAAAAGAATAcatgaaatccaaaaaaaagaaaaaatcgtagCCTTCCATATTTCTTCCTCCCCGACTTCTGCGTTGAACACAATTGTGTAACTGAATAACGTTGAATACATTCATCTCTGCCAACCAAAGCGACCGTGAGAACTGACCAAAAATACCATCGAACGGTTGCAATCGCGTACTGGCGCTCCATTTCTAACTCTT is part of the Necator americanus strain Aroian chromosome V, whole genome shotgun sequence genome and encodes:
- a CDS encoding hypothetical protein (NECATOR_CHRV.G19874.T1), which translates into the protein MGKSLDQLDIVLNPDIKHWEHLIGWITKTEGWMFHVEDYTTWLTTFEKFWYFFAIDKETQEAVAGLSMSYERSASGEEDEDVYCLGMYYVKPDWRNSGIGCMLFDKLMAIAGDANIALHGVLKMSPKYAAKYGFNKMPNYKHDFASITTEHLVLPKQDNEHTIKDLEKIEEAKIIAYDVGISHRSRAKYLLKFLTTGQCYVKVALNSAEEIVGICCIRVVITNDLSIGPFYANNAAAARSVLAATLASIPDIKKHKNLYFLYPAINREARNLFEAISGGHAKIQPFTQCAFTKKLIPTADEKVFGMIECASSLA